One genomic segment of Gemmatimonadota bacterium includes these proteins:
- a CDS encoding decarboxylase → MGDTLKVGILYPLHSAEDDYPSLAASLKPAVDVRVVHTDSPNLHRIDETLITGSREYLLAGVEELIPQDVDVCMWACASGSFVFGVEGARRQAQDLADALGVPASSTSLAFLSACNALGLRRVAIAATYPEELSKAFRTFLDSDGIEVVHMGYLGVWTGDESALIERDEVLRFARANDHPDAEAVLIPDTALYTAAFLPELETAVGKTVLTANQVTMWEALRLANRLKPQSGLGRLMEVIA, encoded by the coding sequence ATGGGTGACACACTGAAGGTCGGGATACTATACCCTCTTCATTCCGCGGAGGACGACTACCCTAGCCTGGCCGCGTCGCTGAAGCCCGCGGTGGATGTCCGGGTGGTCCATACTGACAGTCCAAACCTGCACCGTATCGACGAGACGCTGATCACCGGCAGCCGGGAATACCTGCTCGCCGGAGTGGAGGAGCTAATTCCTCAAGACGTCGACGTTTGTATGTGGGCGTGCGCGAGCGGGAGTTTCGTCTTTGGGGTGGAAGGCGCGCGTCGCCAGGCGCAGGACCTGGCCGATGCGCTCGGTGTTCCAGCATCGAGTACGTCGCTGGCGTTCCTCAGTGCCTGCAATGCCCTCGGGCTAAGACGGGTTGCGATTGCGGCGACCTACCCGGAAGAACTGTCGAAAGCCTTTCGTACTTTTCTCGATTCGGATGGCATCGAAGTGGTCCACATGGGGTATCTCGGGGTCTGGACGGGGGATGAGTCCGCGCTCATTGAACGCGATGAGGTGTTGCGCTTTGCACGGGCCAACGATCATCCCGATGCGGAGGCGGTCCTGATTCCGGACACCGCGCTGTACACCGCGGCTTTCCTTCCCGAACTCGAGACGGCGGTGGGCAAAACGGTGCTGACGGCGAACCAGGTGACGATGTGGGAGGCCCTGCGCCTCGCGAACCGTCTGAAGCCGCAGTCTGGACTGGGACGGTTGATGGAAGTCATCGCATGA
- a CDS encoding HigA family addiction module antidote protein yields MRNEKLAPVHPGEILMEEFLKPMNLSQNRLALSMGVPARRINEIVLGKRGITADTALRLARYFGMSPQFWMGIQMDYALDVAEDELADRLETEVRPHPLVTRAASS; encoded by the coding sequence ATGCGCAATGAAAAACTGGCTCCTGTACACCCAGGTGAGATTCTGATGGAAGAATTTCTCAAGCCGATGAATTTGAGTCAGAACCGGCTCGCACTTTCCATGGGCGTACCCGCACGTCGCATCAACGAAATCGTCCTGGGGAAGCGAGGTATTACAGCCGATACCGCGCTCAGGTTGGCGCGCTATTTCGGCATGTCACCACAATTCTGGATGGGTATTCAGATGGACTATGCGCTCGACGTTGCCGAAGACGAACTTGCAGATCGCCTGGAGACAGAGGTCCGACCGCATCCATTGGTAACACGGGCGGCATCTTCTTGA
- a CDS encoding ATP phosphoribosyltransferase, with protein sequence MLVKLALPKGSLQESTFELMRKAGFHCTVSSRSYSPWVDDEELEIMLIRAQEIGRYVEDEVFDAGLTGKDWIVETGADVVEVAELVYAKHTRQPLRWVLAAPEASDIHSVQDLEGKRIATEVVNITEAYLKEHGVNAKVEFSWGATEAKAPDLVDAIVEITETGGSIRANKLRILDTLMVSTNRLIANKTSWQDPDKRRKIENIALLLKGAMLADEMVGLKMNVKRADLDAVSELLPALQNPTISPLADTEWVAIEVMIEEHTIRQLIPALKRAGAQGLVEYPLNKVIY encoded by the coding sequence ATGTTAGTCAAACTGGCGCTGCCGAAAGGAAGCCTGCAAGAATCCACCTTTGAGCTCATGCGTAAGGCGGGTTTCCATTGCACGGTAAGCAGCCGGTCTTATTCCCCCTGGGTGGACGACGAAGAACTGGAGATCATGCTGATCCGGGCGCAGGAGATCGGCCGTTACGTCGAGGACGAGGTGTTCGACGCGGGGCTTACGGGCAAGGACTGGATCGTGGAGACCGGGGCCGACGTGGTGGAGGTGGCGGAACTGGTCTATGCCAAGCATACCCGCCAGCCCCTGCGGTGGGTGCTGGCCGCGCCCGAGGCGTCGGACATTCACAGCGTCCAGGACCTGGAAGGCAAGCGCATCGCCACGGAAGTCGTCAACATCACGGAAGCCTACCTGAAGGAACACGGCGTGAACGCGAAGGTGGAGTTCTCCTGGGGTGCCACGGAGGCCAAGGCCCCGGACCTGGTGGACGCGATCGTGGAAATCACCGAAACGGGCGGTTCGATCCGGGCCAACAAGCTTCGGATCCTCGATACCTTGATGGTGTCCACCAACCGGCTCATCGCGAACAAAACGAGCTGGCAGGATCCGGACAAGCGGCGCAAGATCGAGAACATCGCCCTGCTGCTCAAAGGCGCCATGCTCGCCGATGAGATGGTCGGTCTCAAGATGAACGTGAAACGCGCCGACCTCGACGCCGTGTCCGAACTGCTTCCCGCGCTGCAGAACCCCACCATATCCCCCCTGGCCGATACGGAGTGGGTGGCCATTGAAGTAATGATCGAGGAGCACACCATCCGGCAGCTGATCCCGGCGCTTAAAAGGGCCGGCGCCCAGGGCCTGGTGGAGTATCCGCTGAACAAGGTGATTTACTGA
- a CDS encoding DUF3830 family protein — translation MDRFIEVTLKKRGVSCIARLLDDLAPKTCEAVWNALPQENDAYHAKYASNEVYTLVPSFAPSEIGMENPTVTPITGDLLYFFFPPGAVNVPSLREAAFSTGLVDLAIFYGRDNLILSPNMGLVPGNRFGEVTENLEEMVEACTSVWREGFAGERLAFSRVE, via the coding sequence ATGGATCGTTTTATTGAAGTGACCTTGAAGAAACGCGGTGTGAGCTGCATCGCGCGGTTGCTGGATGACCTTGCGCCGAAGACGTGCGAGGCGGTGTGGAACGCATTGCCGCAGGAGAATGATGCCTATCACGCCAAGTACGCGAGCAACGAAGTCTATACCCTCGTCCCATCCTTCGCGCCAAGCGAGATTGGTATGGAGAATCCCACCGTTACGCCGATCACCGGCGATCTGCTTTACTTCTTCTTCCCCCCCGGCGCCGTCAATGTGCCATCGTTGCGCGAGGCCGCGTTCAGTACGGGTCTGGTCGATCTTGCAATCTTCTACGGACGGGACAATCTGATCCTGTCGCCCAACATGGGCCTGGTCCCCGGTAATCGCTTTGGCGAGGTTACGGAGAATCTCGAGGAGATGGTGGAGGCGTGCACGAGCGTCTGGCGCGAGGGATTCGCCGGAGAGCGACTGGCGTTCAGCCGGGTGGAGTAG
- the hisC gene encoding histidinol-phosphate transaminase codes for MAATSIKPAVRAMSGYTLVQPDCPVKLNQNECPFDVPEELKREIVDEALASNWGRYPGFVPGEVKAAIGRRHGMGPEHILIGNGSNELIQSIFQATVSTGDAVVLPAPTFTLYALMGRIAGADIRTVHLKHDLSFDVDRLVEESAHPDVRLVVLCSPNNPTGSMITPEDTARITEATTGLVVVDEAYFEFGGVSCIELLDRHPNLVITRTFSKALGAAGLRLGYLVADPAVAREIEKVKLPYNVNIISLITARKLIGQDALIEERASLIRSERQRVFEALRDLPGIKPYPSHANFVLFEADRPVAGIFHGLIERGVLIRDVSRYPMLERGMRVTIGLPAENDAFLDALREVLAT; via the coding sequence GTGGCCGCTACGAGCATAAAACCCGCCGTCCGCGCCATGTCCGGTTACACCCTGGTCCAGCCGGACTGTCCGGTCAAGCTCAACCAGAACGAATGCCCTTTCGACGTGCCCGAGGAACTTAAGCGGGAAATCGTGGACGAGGCCCTGGCGAGCAACTGGGGGCGCTATCCTGGATTCGTTCCCGGCGAGGTCAAGGCGGCCATTGGCAGGCGCCATGGGATGGGCCCCGAGCACATCCTGATCGGAAACGGCTCGAACGAACTGATCCAGTCGATCTTCCAGGCTACGGTCTCGACGGGCGATGCGGTCGTGCTGCCCGCGCCGACCTTCACCCTGTACGCCCTCATGGGCAGGATCGCGGGCGCCGACATAAGGACGGTACACCTCAAGCACGATTTAAGCTTCGACGTCGATCGGCTTGTGGAAGAAAGCGCCCATCCGGACGTCAGGCTGGTGGTGCTGTGTTCGCCGAACAACCCGACCGGCTCGATGATCACCCCGGAAGATACGGCACGGATAACCGAAGCGACCACGGGCCTGGTCGTGGTGGACGAGGCCTATTTCGAGTTCGGCGGCGTGTCGTGTATTGAACTGCTGGACCGTCATCCCAACCTGGTGATCACACGCACGTTCTCGAAAGCCCTCGGCGCGGCCGGCCTTCGCCTGGGGTATCTTGTTGCCGATCCTGCCGTGGCGCGGGAAATCGAGAAAGTCAAACTTCCCTACAACGTAAACATCATCTCCCTGATTACTGCGCGAAAGTTGATCGGCCAGGATGCACTGATCGAGGAACGCGCGTCGCTGATCCGGTCGGAAAGGCAACGGGTCTTCGAAGCCCTGCGGGACCTGCCGGGCATCAAGCCTTATCCGTCGCACGCCAACTTCGTATTGTTCGAGGCGGACCGGCCGGTCGCCGGGATCTTCCACGGACTCATCGAACGGGGCGTGCTCATCCGCGACGTCAGCCGCTATCCCATGCTGGAGCGGGGCATGCGCGTGACGATTGGCCTGCCGGCAGAAAACGATGCCTTTCTCGATGCGCTGCGGGAAGTGCTGGCCACGTAA
- a CDS encoding phosphotransferase: protein MARKGRSIIQYTVVTTPDVENLLVSLGLDHGRIHPIKGGWSYWTFEIEYRCRDEHTESSNPGWIFRFPRNSVVAKNLRKEQAVLPVVAPQVEFAVPCFEYVGTWRGQPYAGYRRIPGRPLSSRPYTHTKLAGEVAESIAAALSSLHDIPASLVSEACGMDPTVEAWRQRYDELRETVRISISPLLDSRMREAVERGFNRFLDEELTTLDDVALVHCDLGCEHILIEEDGVAGLIDFEDATIGDPAIDFVGIYVTYGMEAVERIRDGYQRESDVQGASVVQHTSCIHRALDVNFVNRLRFYTWMASCHEVIYGLEEGRADLVEEGIAGLQARLGHAGLL, encoded by the coding sequence TTGGCTAGAAAAGGCAGATCGATCATTCAGTACACTGTTGTGACCACCCCGGATGTTGAAAACCTGCTCGTCAGCCTCGGACTGGATCACGGTCGAATCCATCCCATCAAGGGAGGCTGGTCTTACTGGACTTTTGAAATCGAATACAGGTGCCGCGATGAGCACACCGAGTCCTCGAACCCAGGCTGGATCTTTCGTTTTCCCCGAAACAGTGTCGTCGCCAAAAACCTGAGAAAGGAGCAGGCGGTACTGCCCGTTGTCGCTCCACAGGTCGAGTTCGCCGTACCGTGTTTCGAGTATGTGGGAACCTGGCGCGGACAGCCCTATGCGGGGTATCGGCGGATTCCGGGTCGTCCTCTGTCCAGCCGTCCATATACCCACACCAAACTGGCCGGTGAGGTGGCCGAATCCATAGCGGCCGCGCTGTCCTCACTTCACGACATCCCCGCCTCGCTGGTCTCCGAGGCCTGTGGCATGGATCCCACTGTCGAGGCGTGGCGGCAGCGCTACGACGAACTGAGGGAAACTGTCCGTATCAGTATATCGCCCTTACTGGACTCACGTATGCGTGAAGCCGTCGAACGCGGTTTCAACCGGTTTCTCGACGAGGAACTCACGACGCTTGATGACGTCGCCCTGGTGCACTGCGACCTGGGTTGCGAGCATATCCTGATCGAAGAGGACGGGGTGGCCGGGCTGATTGACTTCGAAGACGCGACCATCGGCGATCCGGCGATCGATTTCGTCGGTATTTATGTTACTTACGGCATGGAGGCCGTTGAAAGGATACGGGACGGTTATCAGCGCGAGTCAGACGTCCAGGGCGCATCCGTCGTCCAGCACACGTCATGCATCCATCGCGCACTGGACGTCAACTTCGTGAACAGGCTCCGGTTCTACACCTGGATGGCTTCCTGTCACGAGGTCATCTACGGTTTGGAGGAAGGAAGAGCGGATCTGGTGGAGGAAGGTATTGCGGGCTTGCAGGCCCGACTCGGCCACGCCGGATTGCTTTGA
- a CDS encoding aminoglycoside phosphotransferase family protein produces the protein MTYSKLVKDDKALAEHIRRTFDLGSSAFPLHRIGKGFKSVVLGSPAGLVFRVALNKKAQTGHKRECYVLPRLKSLLPVDVPNILSYCEESDDFPFGAMMQNKIEGPALGSVLKRSPRVKPIAGLMGELVLAIQTIRQDDLPELPTSSAPQPEETWSYALSYLKANLSPRELRNAQNWWEQYSEDWEQGCPVQRFSHGDLWHEHVLFHATDEPRVAGVLDWEYAGFGDPIFDFVPQMRLCREYVTCMLEAYQENGGEFGPGALSRIELYLHYRELGGLCYCLETGNEREAQFCLEKFRTVLGPLE, from the coding sequence ATGACCTATTCAAAGCTTGTCAAAGACGACAAAGCATTAGCCGAACACATTCGTCGCACCTTTGACCTCGGCAGCTCCGCGTTTCCACTTCACAGGATAGGTAAGGGATTCAAAAGCGTCGTCCTGGGAAGCCCCGCCGGTCTGGTCTTTCGGGTGGCGCTAAACAAGAAGGCTCAGACCGGACATAAAAGAGAGTGTTACGTCCTACCAAGGCTCAAATCACTTCTACCTGTTGACGTGCCGAATATCCTGAGTTATTGCGAGGAATCGGACGACTTCCCTTTCGGGGCCATGATGCAGAATAAAATCGAGGGACCGGCCCTGGGTTCGGTACTCAAGCGATCGCCGCGGGTTAAGCCAATCGCGGGTTTAATGGGCGAGTTGGTTCTTGCCATACAGACGATCAGGCAGGACGACCTGCCGGAACTGCCGACATCCTCGGCTCCCCAACCGGAAGAAACATGGTCGTACGCGCTCTCCTACCTTAAAGCGAACCTTTCGCCACGCGAACTGCGCAACGCACAGAACTGGTGGGAACAATACAGCGAGGACTGGGAGCAGGGTTGTCCGGTCCAACGGTTTTCTCACGGTGACCTGTGGCATGAGCATGTCTTGTTTCATGCGACCGATGAACCACGGGTCGCAGGGGTTCTTGACTGGGAATACGCGGGATTTGGTGATCCAATCTTTGATTTCGTGCCGCAAATGCGCCTGTGCCGCGAATATGTGACCTGCATGCTTGAGGCATATCAGGAGAATGGAGGCGAATTCGGACCTGGCGCCCTCTCTCGCATTGAACTGTACCTCCATTACAGGGAACTCGGTGGACTGTGCTATTGCCTGGAGACCGGTAATGAGCGTGAAGCTCAGTTTTGTTTAGAGAAATTCAGAACCGTTCTGGGTCCGCTTGAATAG
- a CDS encoding GrpB family protein yields the protein MPCVTFYDLSISKPPENSTTRRECPLLLKLGPILNQNQSLHNHRPDSQDPTLPLGLNSGELRISTYRDEWPVLYESEQETIESAIGDHIVEIQHVGSTAIVGMPAKPILDIAIATGNFEKASVCIAPLAALGYTFKGENGIPRRHYFTKGEPCTHHIHMVEETSDEWAKLILFRDYLRSDQRVADEYARLKSALLDRLAGDRVAYQAAKTEFIEEVLQKARATRS from the coding sequence ATTCCCTGTGTTACCTTCTACGATCTGTCGATTTCAAAACCGCCTGAAAATAGCACGACACGCCGGGAATGTCCATTACTATTGAAACTAGGACCGATCTTAAACCAGAACCAATCCTTGCATAACCACCGACCCGACTCCCAAGACCCAACGCTTCCCCTCGGACTGAACAGCGGCGAACTGCGCATCTCTACCTACCGCGACGAATGGCCGGTGCTTTACGAATCCGAGCAGGAGACCATCGAATCAGCAATCGGGGATCATATCGTCGAGATCCAGCACGTAGGCAGCACCGCGATCGTCGGTATGCCTGCCAAGCCGATCCTCGATATCGCGATTGCGACAGGGAACTTCGAGAAGGCCAGTGTGTGCATCGCGCCGCTCGCCGCGCTGGGATATACGTTCAAGGGCGAGAATGGCATACCCCGCCGACACTATTTCACGAAGGGCGAGCCTTGTACACACCATATTCACATGGTCGAAGAAACCAGCGACGAGTGGGCGAAGCTGATCCTGTTTCGGGATTACCTGAGATCCGATCAGCGCGTTGCGGATGAATATGCCCGCTTGAAGTCCGCCCTGTTGGATCGTCTGGCTGGTGACCGCGTGGCATATCAGGCCGCCAAGACGGAGTTTATCGAAGAGGTGTTGCAAAAGGCGCGCGCTACGCGGAGTTGA
- a CDS encoding FtsX-like permease family protein: MLKHYFTICARHLLRHKPYAALNILNLAVGMACAVLIGLYIQDERAYDRYHANADQIYRVVNGTNAKTTPALGPAIHELLPEVQSFARLSPPFGGWIIRYEDQSYFEDRVFWADPEVFDVFSFPLVRVNPKQALQDPGSVVITESMARKYFGNADPLGETITLDTYPFTVTGVMRDLPGHSHFQADFFLGIEGSLGILGNDYLEQWDWPSFYTYLLLSPDADPIAFAQKLPDVLEDRFGARWEAENITMNPRLQPLTDIYLYSRLENEAGENGNGTYLLLLGALAVVIVLLACFNFMNMATARSLTRNREVALRKAFGANRGQLVRQFMGESFGITCIAIVTALILVALSLPFFQDLTGKAIALDIFRSWQFWTGIAAVTLLVGFISGSYPTFFTAAFTPAQHLKGRTGTGATRHLVRRLLVMGQCMMVILLLGSTWVFTAQLDYIQGKRLGLQPERVLVGPSSFPTFVDQYPVFRETLEQYPQIESVGTTLMLPGRTGRKGLLATTGTRRTDRPQAEAQNLLDWAITDDFVEVFGMELLAGRSLSSSRLADREEAVMINETAMRQLGWNAPEEAVDQEVLIHIGHPWAHDRRIIGVIADFHMRSLHHRIEPMIIRHWPRENLPFYAIRIQSDDVTGTVSWIQETWKQQMPDIPMVYSFLDEDYGRLYAAEATLREVFGVFSSVAVFMACAGLFGLASFMSARRTREVGMRRILGATVVQTTGLLLREFFYLVLIATVLAAPIAYIAMRQWLQLFSYRADVGPAAFFAAGAVVLAIALVTVSFRVIGVARANPVDTLRYE, from the coding sequence TTGTTGAAACACTACTTCACAATCTGTGCCAGGCATCTGCTCAGGCATAAACCTTATGCCGCGCTCAATATCCTGAATCTGGCCGTCGGCATGGCCTGCGCGGTCCTCATCGGTCTGTATATACAAGACGAACGGGCCTACGACCGGTACCATGCGAACGCGGATCAGATCTACCGCGTCGTGAACGGGACCAACGCGAAAACGACCCCCGCCCTCGGGCCGGCCATACATGAACTCCTACCGGAAGTTCAGTCATTCGCCCGACTCAGCCCACCCTTTGGCGGGTGGATCATACGGTATGAAGACCAATCGTACTTCGAAGACCGCGTGTTCTGGGCGGATCCCGAAGTCTTCGATGTTTTTTCCTTCCCACTGGTGCGGGTCAATCCCAAGCAGGCGCTACAGGATCCGGGATCGGTCGTCATCACCGAGTCCATGGCGCGCAAGTACTTCGGGAACGCGGATCCGCTCGGTGAGACCATTACGCTGGATACGTATCCTTTCACCGTCACCGGGGTGATGCGGGACCTGCCCGGGCATTCCCATTTCCAGGCGGACTTCTTCCTTGGGATCGAGGGGTCGCTTGGTATCCTGGGAAATGATTACCTGGAGCAGTGGGATTGGCCTTCCTTCTATACCTACCTGCTGCTGTCGCCGGATGCGGATCCCATCGCCTTCGCGCAGAAACTGCCGGACGTGCTCGAAGACCGGTTCGGCGCGCGATGGGAAGCGGAAAACATCACGATGAACCCCCGGTTGCAACCGCTGACCGACATCTACCTTTACTCCAGACTCGAGAACGAGGCCGGAGAGAACGGCAACGGCACGTACCTGCTGCTGCTCGGCGCCCTGGCCGTCGTCATCGTCCTGCTTGCCTGTTTCAACTTCATGAACATGGCCACCGCCCGTTCGCTCACGCGTAACCGCGAGGTCGCGCTTCGGAAGGCCTTCGGTGCGAACCGGGGACAGCTGGTCCGCCAGTTCATGGGCGAGTCCTTCGGTATCACATGCATCGCCATCGTGACCGCGCTGATACTCGTCGCGCTCAGTCTGCCCTTCTTCCAGGACCTCACGGGGAAGGCCATCGCGCTCGACATCTTCCGATCCTGGCAGTTCTGGACGGGCATCGCCGCGGTGACCCTCCTGGTGGGGTTCATCTCCGGCAGCTACCCCACGTTTTTCACAGCGGCCTTCACGCCGGCACAACACCTGAAGGGCCGGACCGGGACCGGCGCAACCCGCCACCTGGTACGCAGGCTGCTGGTCATGGGTCAGTGCATGATGGTGATCCTGCTGCTCGGGAGCACCTGGGTGTTCACCGCACAGTTGGATTACATTCAGGGCAAACGGCTGGGCCTGCAGCCGGAACGGGTGCTTGTGGGACCGTCCAGTTTCCCGACCTTCGTGGATCAGTATCCGGTTTTCAGGGAAACGCTCGAGCAATACCCCCAGATCGAAAGCGTTGGTACCACCCTGATGCTGCCCGGCCGCACGGGACGCAAGGGCCTGCTCGCCACAACGGGAACGCGGCGGACCGACCGGCCGCAGGCGGAAGCGCAGAACCTGCTCGACTGGGCGATCACCGATGATTTCGTCGAGGTATTCGGGATGGAGTTGCTGGCCGGCCGGAGCCTGTCGAGTTCGCGCCTGGCGGACCGGGAGGAAGCCGTGATGATCAACGAAACCGCCATGCGGCAGTTGGGATGGAACGCGCCCGAAGAGGCCGTCGATCAGGAGGTCCTGATCCACATTGGCCATCCCTGGGCGCACGATCGGCGGATCATCGGCGTGATCGCGGATTTCCACATGCGGTCGCTTCACCATCGCATCGAACCGATGATCATCAGGCACTGGCCCAGGGAAAACCTGCCCTTCTACGCGATCCGCATCCAATCCGATGACGTGACCGGTACGGTCTCGTGGATCCAGGAAACCTGGAAGCAACAGATGCCGGATATCCCCATGGTGTATTCGTTTCTCGATGAGGATTACGGCCGGCTTTACGCGGCCGAGGCGACACTCCGCGAGGTCTTCGGCGTTTTCTCGTCTGTCGCGGTCTTTATGGCCTGTGCCGGGCTGTTCGGCCTGGCCTCATTCATGTCGGCGCGGCGTACGAGGGAAGTGGGCATGCGGAGAATCCTCGGTGCCACGGTCGTCCAGACGACGGGTCTGCTCCTGAGGGAATTCTTCTACCTGGTCCTGATCGCTACGGTACTGGCCGCGCCCATCGCCTACATCGCCATGCGGCAATGGCTTCAGCTGTTCTCCTATCGGGCGGACGTCGGTCCCGCCGCGTTCTTCGCCGCCGGCGCGGTCGTCCTGGCCATCGCCCTGGTGACGGTGAGTTTCCGTGTCATCGGCGTAGCCCGGGCGAACCCGGTGGACACGCTACGGTATGAGTAG
- a CDS encoding HigA family addiction module antidote protein: MLPDNRIPTHPGEMLLEEFIKPLGMTQAAFADHIGMPLQLLNEIVQGKRGVTPETAWQLSQALDMTPGFWLNLQRKHDLVKKRLESTD, encoded by the coding sequence ATGTTACCAGATAATCGAATCCCCACTCATCCAGGTGAGATGCTTCTCGAAGAATTCATAAAACCACTGGGCATGACTCAGGCGGCGTTCGCCGACCATATCGGCATGCCACTTCAACTGCTAAATGAGATCGTTCAGGGTAAAAGAGGAGTTACTCCCGAGACTGCGTGGCAGCTGTCTCAAGCGCTAGATATGACTCCGGGGTTCTGGCTGAATCTCCAACGGAAACATGATCTCGTGAAGAAACGACTGGAATCGACCGATTGA
- a CDS encoding HAD family hydrolase codes for MLDGYSDGLCARRCRRRTCRSPGDRGPTASIGNTGGIFLNITTISFDVDQTLIDTDRVIMRSMESARDELIKRVPGKRSQSLTVEQMWSIRDREEKDYVGKVRDFDEIRRRSFHRMLDHVGYTGPDLSVRLNEAYLEHRYNDIRPYEDVVPMLDALDRHYKLGLLSNGNNYPEYFGLADRFDFAVYAQDIGIEKPDPRTYQIAVERAGCSLDQLLHVGDSLETDVKGAQAVGVHAVWLNRNGAFNDTGIEPDYQIATLTELPALLSLD; via the coding sequence ATTCTGGATGGGTATTCAGATGGACTATGCGCTCGACGTTGCCGAAGACGAACTTGCAGATCGCCTGGAGACAGAGGTCCGACCGCATCCATTGGTAACACGGGCGGCATCTTCTTGAACATCACCACAATTTCCTTCGACGTGGACCAGACCCTTATCGACACGGACCGGGTCATCATGCGGTCCATGGAGTCCGCTCGCGATGAACTGATAAAGCGCGTACCGGGCAAGCGATCCCAGAGCCTGACGGTTGAGCAGATGTGGTCTATTCGTGACCGGGAAGAGAAAGATTACGTGGGAAAGGTAAGAGACTTCGACGAGATACGGCGGAGGTCCTTCCACAGGATGCTTGATCACGTGGGATACACGGGACCCGATCTTTCGGTGCGTCTCAACGAAGCATATCTGGAACACCGGTACAACGACATCAGACCTTACGAGGATGTAGTACCCATGCTCGATGCCCTCGACCGGCATTACAAACTTGGTCTGCTGTCGAACGGCAACAACTATCCGGAGTACTTCGGGCTCGCTGACCGTTTCGACTTCGCCGTCTACGCACAGGATATCGGCATCGAAAAGCCGGATCCGAGGACCTATCAGATCGCGGTGGAACGAGCAGGTTGTAGCCTGGACCAACTGCTACACGTGGGAGATTCGCTGGAAACGGACGTCAAAGGCGCACAGGCGGTCGGTGTACATGCGGTGTGGTTGAATCGCAATGGCGCATTCAATGATACGGGAATAGAACCTGATTATCAAATCGCTACATTGACCGAACTTCCTGCCCTGTTAAGTCTGGATTGA
- a CDS encoding type II toxin-antitoxin system RelE/ParE family toxin, protein MIRSFGDRETQLVFSRFRSRKLPHDIQRIAVRKLRMLNRSTILDDLRVPPANHLEKLRGDRAGQYSIRINAKWRICFTWRNGDAYNVEIVDYH, encoded by the coding sequence ATGATTCGGTCGTTTGGCGATCGTGAAACTCAATTGGTGTTCAGTCGCTTCCGATCCCGGAAGTTGCCACACGATATACAGCGGATAGCCGTTCGCAAACTTCGCATGCTAAACCGATCGACCATACTTGATGATCTTCGGGTACCACCGGCAAATCACCTCGAGAAACTACGCGGAGATCGCGCTGGCCAGTACAGCATAAGGATAAACGCAAAGTGGCGTATATGCTTCACGTGGAGAAACGGCGATGCCTACAATGTTGAAATCGTGGACTATCATTAG
- a CDS encoding GNAT family N-acetyltransferase produces MKVKEHHSDMPDHFAGHQVHLQTARLQLRPFREADFEIAEAYYRDPEFLNAMEGEPPADPPTADSLTRVGRIMAEQGFLFAIVERASGRTIGEVCLQWMNLDRAKIPGEKVMRMPIGIWDKSLWGRGYGREVVCCLMEYAFEELGIDRLRPLDVSVDNARSVALWRACGLRIAGESSDRKLDFEITRSEYVRQRPIHPDQNP; encoded by the coding sequence ATGAAGGTCAAGGAACATCATTCGGACATGCCAGATCACTTTGCCGGGCACCAGGTCCATCTGCAAACCGCGCGCCTGCAACTTCGTCCTTTCCGGGAGGCAGATTTCGAGATCGCGGAGGCCTACTACCGGGATCCCGAATTCCTGAACGCCATGGAAGGAGAACCGCCGGCCGATCCTCCGACGGCGGATTCGCTCACGCGGGTGGGCAGGATCATGGCAGAGCAAGGGTTTCTTTTTGCGATCGTGGAAAGGGCGAGCGGCCGGACGATCGGCGAGGTGTGTCTTCAGTGGATGAATCTGGACCGCGCAAAGATTCCGGGCGAGAAGGTGATGCGCATGCCGATCGGGATTTGGGACAAGTCCTTGTGGGGCCGAGGATATGGCCGGGAAGTAGTATGCTGTTTGATGGAGTACGCGTTTGAAGAGCTGGGAATCGACCGGCTTCGTCCCTTAGATGTTTCCGTGGACAACGCCCGTTCCGTCGCGCTATGGCGGGCCTGCGGACTGAGAATCGCAGGCGAATCGTCGGACAGAAAGCTGGATTTCGAGATCACGCGATCGGAATACGTCCGGCAACGCCCGATTCATCCCGATCAGAATCCATAA